CTTCAAATTCTGCTCTACACTTAGAACAAACACCATCTTCACCATTATAAATTATATGACCTCCACAACCAAGATGAGTATAGTTTTTAGGACCATTATGAATAGTATTACCTACAATTTTATTATTAACTTGTTGTTTAGAATTAGAACTAGAATTAGTATACATACTTGATGTATTATTAGTAGTTAATTTGTCCTGTGTTGTGTTATTGGATGTATTATTTGATATAATTACTATTGTTCCACAAATCATTATAACTAGAATAACTACAGTTATACAAATCAAAGTTATATTTCTCATATTATAAACATCCATTTTTCATTAATATATTATATTACATTTAAGATTATTACTATTTTCTATAGATATTCATAATACATTAATTTAATACTATTATCTTATAGCAGTCTAATAAACTATTTATTATTTAGTATATTGTATTGTTTAGGTATTTCTCCCTACAATTTTTTTTGATTAATCATTCATAATTATGAAAAACTTTATTAAGTTTAACATATATAATTAATGTTAGGCTAGGTTGGGAGGCTAGTGGTCTCTTGTAAGCTCAAATCCTCTATATGGAGCAACCGAAGTTTTTGGAGAGGCATATTAAATACTAATAGGCCTATTTCTGTAATGTAGAAGTCTCGTCCCGTAGGATTAGCGGTGGTAGAAGTTTAACTGTAGGGTTAAATTAAACTATCTTAACTATTTGAATGGGTCAGGTCTGGAAAGAAGCAGCTCTGTTTTAGACAACTGATGTTTATGGATTAGCGGGGTGGAGTTATGGATTTAGATAACCTATTTTTATGAGGTATGTCCATCCAATCACATGCCGTTATTAAAAAAATATTAACAGTTAATTATAAATGTAATGAAATATAAACTATAAAATAACTTGTTATGTATGTCGAGGTGGCCCAGCCTGGTACGGCGGTGGCCTGCTAAGCCACTGGGCAGATGCCCACCCGGGTTCGAATCCCGGCCTCGGCGCTTTATAAACTTTTAATTCAATTTTAAACTAATTTTAATAATTATTTTTTTTGATAAATTTTTTTTAATATTTAATTCATATACATAAATAAGTAATTAGAAAAATCTATTTTCACATGACTTTAATTAATGAGTGATTATCATGTCTGAAGAAGCAAAAAAAGCATTTTTATCCAAAATTAAAAAAGAAATCGAAGGAAAAATTAAAACAGAAACAAAAGAAATTGAAAAAATAAGAGAAGAACATGAAGAATTAATAAGAGCTTCTAATGGTTATGATGCATTTTATCATGAATTAGAACATTTTATCACAGATAGTATGCAAGATTTCTCAGTAACAGAAGAAAACCTTCCAAAATATTTTAAAAGTAATATCAACGAAGTATATCAAAACTATGTTCAAATAAAACAAGATGCTTTTGAAGAAGAAGAAACTCTAAAAAAATATATTGATAATTGTAAAAGAAATATTGGAACTAATAAACGTTCACTTAAATTCTATAGATCACAATACTTAGATAGTGATTTTTTCGAGGAATGTTTACCTTTAGTTACAATATATCAAGAAAAAATTGATTTATATAAAGAAAATCAGGAAATGACTCATAATATAATAGAAAAATTAAGAAAAATAGCTAATAAACTCAGTGATTGGAATTAAAGAAAAATATTTTTTAAAAAATAGTATAATTATACTATTTTTTCTAATCTTCTCATAGCTTCTTCTAAGTTTTCATAACTTTGAGCATAAGATAATCTAATATATTTTTCACCCATACTACCAAATGCAGCACCTGGAACAAGAATAACATCTTCTTTAACAGCTTTTTTTACAAATGCTTCAGGTGTGTCATGTTTGAAAAATACATAAAATGCACCATCAGGCATAATACAATCTAATCCCATATTATTCAATGATTCAACAACTAAGTCACGTCTTTTTCTAAATTCATTAGTCATATCTGTTACACATTGTTGTGAACTATTTAATGCCGTGATACATGCTCTTTGTGTAGGTGTATCAATACATGCTACATTATATTGATGTACTTTAAGTATTTCATCAATTATTTCATGATTACTTGCACAATAACCAATACGTAGGCCTGTCATAGCATAAGATTTTGAAAAACCATTTATTGTAACAGCATTATCTGTGTATTTTTGGAAACTATAATGTTTTTTACCATAAATTATTTTTTCATATATTTCATCAGAAAATATGATAAATTCTTTATCACTAGCAAGATCAGATATTGCTTTAATATTTTCTTTATCCATTACAGCACCTGTTGGATTACATGGTGAATTAATAATAATTGCCTTTGTATTTTCAGTTAAACTATTTTCAACATCTTCTATAGTTGTTTTAAATCCATTTTCTGCACTTGATTTTACAGGAATACTATTTGCTCCAGATAATGTAACACATTCTTTGTAGGATAAAAAACCAGGATCAGGTATGAGTACATCATCATTTGGATTTATCAGTGCTTGAATACTTGTGTACAATGCTTCACTTGCACCAACTGTAACTATTATATCATCATCAGATACATTAATATCATTATCTTTAGCTAATTTTTTAGATATTGCTTCTCTTAATTCAGGTTCTCCTTTATTTTGAGAGTAATGAGTATATTTTGTATCTAATGCATCTTTAAGTGAATCTATAATATGTTTTGGTGTATCAAAATCAGGTTCTCCAAGAGCTAAATTAATTGCTGTTGGACTAGCTTGTTCAAACATTTTACGTACTTGGGATAAGTTAATATCTTTTACTCTATTTGCTCCATATTGCATTTTTTTGTCATCTCCATTTTTTTACTAGTTACATGAGCCACAATTATAACATCCATCACTTTCACACCATGGTGTTATTTCACTGTTGTTTACTTTTTCATATTCTTTTTTAAGGAATGAATTTTTAATTCCCACATCAATTTCATGCCAGGGTAGTGTATAATTTTCTTTTTGTTTTATTTTATTTAGTTGGCCTGCTAATTTATACCAATCTTTAAAAGCTATTTTATTTCCTATTTTTAGTAGATTATTTAATTCTGCTCCACTATTTGTTAGAACATATTGTATTGTTGCTTTTTTAAGGTTTTCTTGTTTGTGTCTGTATTTTAATCTAGGACTGTATTTCTTGAATTTTTGATGTAAATCATCATAGTCAAAGTTCATGTATTGTAGAGGCGTGTGTGGTTTGGGTATAAGTGGATTTACACTTGTTGTTAGTGTATTGTATCGCACTCCTTTAGATGTGATATTACGAATAAAGTTTATTAAATTCATTACATCTTCAGTAGTTTCACCAGGAGTTCCTAAAAGAAGATACATTTTAACTTTTAGTTTAAGTGATATAGCCCTATCAATTGTATTTAATACTTGTGAATCAGTCATAGGTTTATTTAGTTTCCAGCGTTGTTTTTCTATAGTTTCTGGTGCAATAGTTATTGTTTTAAGACCACTACTTTTAAGTATTTCAAGAAGTTCATCTGAAATAGATTCAACTCTAAGAGATGGTGTTGCTATTTGAAAACCTTCTTGTGTAAGTTCCCAACATAATTCTTCAATTTTACTATAATCACTAACAGCTTCACCTAAAAGAGCAACTTTGTTATGACCTGTAACTTGTCTTGTTTTAATAGCAGTTTCTATTAAAGTATTTAAAGGTACTTCTCTACGAGGTCTATACATACATCCACTCATACAGAATCTACAACCTCTAGTACAACCACGAGAAACTTCTAAAAGAAATGCATCACTACCAAAGGCAGGTTCAAATTTTTTATCATCTGTTTTTGTAACTATTTGATAAATAGGTCTCCATGCATCTTTCATACTCTTTACTTGTTGCATTTTAACTGGTTCACCAGGTCTGTAAACCCCTGGAATATCTAAAAAATCATATATGTCTTCACGAGGATTATTTGTATCACTTCTAACATCAATAACTTGATCTAAAATAACTTCTGCATCTCCAATAATAAACAAATCTATAAATTTGGATATTGGTAATGGATTAGATGAAGCACAAGGTCCTCCAGCTATAACTAATGGATCACTACCTTTTCTATTTTTACTTTCTAATGGAATATTACTACGTTTTAACATATCTATCATGTTAAAGAAATCTTGTTCAAATTGAAGAGTAAAACTAACAATATCAAAATCAGATAAGTCTGATCTTGTTTCTATACTTTTCGTTTGAGGATAAATTAC
The window above is part of the Methanosphaera sp. WGK6 genome. Proteins encoded here:
- a CDS encoding pyridoxal phosphate-dependent aminotransferase translates to MQYGANRVKDINLSQVRKMFEQASPTAINLALGEPDFDTPKHIIDSLKDALDTKYTHYSQNKGEPELREAISKKLAKDNDINVSDDDIIVTVGASEALYTSIQALINPNDDVLIPDPGFLSYKECVTLSGANSIPVKSSAENGFKTTIEDVENSLTENTKAIIINSPCNPTGAVMDKENIKAISDLASDKEFIIFSDEIYEKIIYGKKHYSFQKYTDNAVTINGFSKSYAMTGLRIGYCASNHEIIDEILKVHQYNVACIDTPTQRACITALNSSQQCVTDMTNEFRKRRDLVVESLNNMGLDCIMPDGAFYVFFKHDTPEAFVKKAVKEDVILVPGAAFGSMGEKYIRLSYAQSYENLEEAMRRLEKIV
- a CDS encoding radical SAM protein, whose protein sequence is MIEEYNTVIKNPRKVITRFASCYPNIYRVAMSSMGYHIIYDYLNAREDIYCERVIYPQTKSIETRSDLSDFDIVSFTLQFEQDFFNMIDMLKRSNIPLESKNRKGSDPLVIAGGPCASSNPLPISKFIDLFIIGDAEVILDQVIDVRSDTNNPREDIYDFLDIPGVYRPGEPVKMQQVKSMKDAWRPIYQIVTKTDDKKFEPAFGSDAFLLEVSRGCTRGCRFCMSGCMYRPRREVPLNTLIETAIKTRQVTGHNKVALLGEAVSDYSKIEELCWELTQEGFQIATPSLRVESISDELLEILKSSGLKTITIAPETIEKQRWKLNKPMTDSQVLNTIDRAISLKLKVKMYLLLGTPGETTEDVMNLINFIRNITSKGVRYNTLTTSVNPLIPKPHTPLQYMNFDYDDLHQKFKKYSPRLKYRHKQENLKKATIQYVLTNSGAELNNLLKIGNKIAFKDWYKLAGQLNKIKQKENYTLPWHEIDVGIKNSFLKKEYEKVNNSEITPWCESDGCYNCGSCN